In Fodinibius saliphilus, a genomic segment contains:
- the argB gene encoding acetylglutamate kinase: MQKLQIIKIGGKIANDDKKMDTFLNHFTQLDHPKILVHGGGSSASQLCKKLDIPIQMNDGRRITDGPTLDVAVMVYAGLINKTIVAKLQGHSCNALGLSGADLNIIPATKRSDTTIDYGFVGDIQANEINTYFIKRLLNEQIIPVFPAITHDGQGQLLNTNADTIASALAVALGKSYEVTLTYCFEKVGVLHNEKDENSLIEHITMDCFSELKENGTIHDGMIPKLDTAFEALKQDIDRVYIKHAQNLTTQIGTELSL, from the coding sequence ATGCAGAAACTACAGATTATTAAAATTGGCGGGAAGATCGCCAATGACGACAAAAAAATGGACACTTTCCTGAATCATTTCACCCAACTTGACCATCCCAAAATACTGGTTCACGGGGGCGGGAGTTCGGCCTCACAGCTTTGTAAAAAACTGGACATCCCCATTCAAATGAATGACGGCCGTCGTATTACGGACGGCCCCACCTTGGATGTGGCTGTAATGGTATATGCAGGCCTGATCAACAAAACGATTGTGGCCAAACTGCAAGGGCACTCCTGTAATGCACTGGGGCTTTCAGGGGCAGACCTGAATATCATTCCTGCCACCAAAAGAAGCGATACCACCATAGACTATGGCTTTGTTGGGGATATCCAAGCCAATGAAATCAATACCTACTTTATAAAACGACTGTTAAATGAACAGATCATCCCGGTCTTCCCGGCTATTACTCATGACGGGCAGGGGCAACTACTCAATACCAATGCCGATACCATTGCTTCTGCGCTCGCTGTTGCACTTGGCAAAAGCTATGAAGTGACGCTGACTTACTGCTTTGAAAAAGTGGGGGTTTTGCATAATGAGAAGGATGAGAATTCACTGATCGAACATATCACAATGGATTGTTTCTCGGAGTTGAAAGAAAACGGCACCATCCATGACGGGATGATCCCCAAGCTGGATACCGCTTTTGAGGCGCTCAAACAGGATATCGACAGAGTATATATTAAACATGCCCAAAATCTAACAACCCAAATAGGAACGGAGCTGTCCTTATGA
- a CDS encoding M20 family metallo-hydrolase, which translates to MNQLATKSIDLLKQLIATPSISKHEEATANIIYQHLRANDVNFKRHLNNIWAVNEAFDPARPTLLLNSHHDTVKPNSSYSRDPFQPTIEGGRLYGLGSNDAGGALVSLIATFIHFHKQRDLNYNLVLAATAEEEISGNNGISALWEHLPEIDSAIVGEPTQMRMAVAEKGLMVLDCTANGKSGHAARGEGKNAIYTAMNDIAWIRNHQFEKVSNFLGPIKMTTTIINSGSKHNVVPNSCSFTVDVRTTDAYSNKETLSIIKKSLDSEVRPRSTKLNPSYITPDHPLVHAGQKLDINSYGSPTLSDQALMPVPSLKIGPGKSARSHTADEFIYLDEIEKGIDGYVNLLNHIIR; encoded by the coding sequence ATGAACCAATTGGCAACCAAATCCATCGACTTATTAAAACAGCTGATTGCGACACCATCGATTTCGAAACATGAGGAGGCTACAGCTAATATTATCTACCAACATTTAAGGGCAAACGATGTCAACTTTAAGCGTCATTTAAATAATATTTGGGCTGTCAATGAAGCATTTGATCCTGCCCGTCCTACTCTATTACTAAATTCACATCACGATACCGTGAAGCCGAACTCCAGCTATAGCCGTGACCCTTTTCAGCCCACCATTGAAGGTGGCAGACTTTACGGCCTCGGCTCCAACGATGCCGGTGGGGCGCTGGTCTCTCTCATTGCAACTTTTATCCACTTTCATAAGCAAAGAGATCTGAACTACAACCTGGTGTTGGCCGCTACCGCGGAAGAAGAAATATCGGGCAATAACGGTATTAGTGCTCTCTGGGAACATTTGCCGGAAATCGACAGTGCTATTGTTGGCGAACCTACGCAGATGCGCATGGCCGTAGCTGAAAAAGGTCTGATGGTGTTGGATTGTACTGCCAATGGCAAAAGTGGTCATGCCGCCCGCGGCGAAGGTAAAAACGCTATCTATACCGCTATGAATGACATCGCTTGGATTAGAAACCACCAGTTTGAAAAAGTTTCCAACTTTCTCGGTCCTATAAAGATGACCACAACAATCATTAATAGTGGCAGCAAGCATAATGTGGTTCCAAACAGTTGCTCATTTACCGTAGACGTGCGTACTACTGATGCCTACAGCAACAAGGAAACGCTATCAATTATAAAAAAAAGTTTGGACTCGGAAGTTCGGCCAAGATCCACGAAACTCAATCCCTCATACATCACGCCGGACCATCCGCTGGTGCATGCCGGGCAAAAATTGGACATTAACAGCTATGGTTCTCCTACTCTTTCTGATCAGGCCCTAATGCCCGTACCATCGCTAAAAATAGGTCCGGGAAAATCGGCACGATCACATACGGCAGACGAGTTTATCTACCTGGATGAGATTGAGAAGGGGATAGATGGATATGTTAATCTGTTAAACCATATTATTCGATAA